The Peribacillus simplex genome contains the following window.
CAGTGAAACTAAATAAATCAATACGGTTAATAGGGTTGTTACTATGGCACCTCCATGAGCATATTTTTGTGAAGTTTTAGCATCTTTAATGAACGGATAAAACATCAGGATCATTTCAAAACCAAGAAAAGTTAAGGAAGTACTTCTGGTTCCCTTCAGTATATCCAATAGATTGTGGTCGAATATAGGGAGCAAATTGGTGAATTCAGAGTATTTCATGGCATAGAATAGGACAAAGAAAATCCAGTAAGTCAAAATGACGCTTAAAAAGGCAATTCCTGTAATTGTACGGAAGCCTCCCGTATTTATATAATAAATCAGAAGCAATAAAACCACTGTAAACGCCCAAGAAGCTACCTCTGCAAACATCCATACATGTATGACATTTATATAGCTGATAATCATATCCATCCCAAGGATCAAAAAGTAAAGAATGAATAATAGACTGAAAAAATTCCCAATCCATTTTCCGAATGCATGATTATTGGCAGAAATGATATCACCTGGGACGATACTTAATATTTTATATATGATCCAGATCAATATATGAATGATCAGTCCGGCAAGTAGTATCGAAATCCAGCCATCCGTTCCCGCCGACTTTGCTAAAACTCTTTGAAAACTTAAAACGCCTACTCCCATTTGCATGGAATGCACTAAAAAAAACACATAGAACGGTGATACCTTATACTTTTCATTAACTTCTACTTGGTTCATATAGGACCCTCATTTAAATCATTCATTAAAATCATTTTTTTTGATTTTCGCTTTTTTTGGCGTTGGCTGTCTGGACATATCATCAGGATGTAAATTTTCAGGTCTGGATTTAAAAAGATTATAAGGAAGCCGAACAAAGCTATCTTTCCAATCTTGGATGCGAAATGGATATATGGGTTCAAGGTACGGGTGTCCCATTGACGTTAATTTGATAAGGTGGGTAACCAAAAACACGGCCGTTATGATAATGCCAAGTCCCCCCCAAATTTGGGCCCCCACTAAAAAGGGGAAGCGCAGTAACCGAATGGCATTCCCCATTTTATAAATAGGAGTAACAAATGATGCCAATGCCGAGAGGGCAACAATGATTAATAAGATATTACTGGTCAGACCAGCTACAACTGCCGCTTGACCGATAACGATACCGCCGACGATACCTAATGTCTGACCTACCTTAGTTGGCAGCCTGGCTGCTGCTTCACGTAATAACTCAATGGAAATCTCTAAGAATAACGCTTCGATCAAAGGCTGAAAAGGTATTAAGTTCCTTGAAGAGACGATCGTTTCCAACAAATCTATAGGAATCAGTTCATAATGATAGGTCAGCACGGCTACATAAATGGGAGTTGCAAATATGGAAAAAGCGACCGCGAATATCCTTAATAAACGGAAAGCAGATGCCGGAATCCAAGGCATATCATAATCTTCCATGGTGACAAAGTATTCCAACAATATGGTTGGAGTAATAAGTACAGAGGATGACCTATCGATTAACAAGGCTACTTTACCTTCAGCCAATGCACTTGCGATGCGATCAGGCCTTTCCGTATTTAGAAAAAGGGGAAATAAGGTATTTGAATTATCATATAGCATTTGCGCGAGATGTGACCCGTCCAATATTTCATCAAACTCTACGTCATTGATCCTTTGTATAACATTATCAACACTTTCCTGATTAACGATCCCTTCTATCGATAACACTGCCACTTTCGTTTTAGACAAGGACCCTACAGTCATTTCACTTACTTGCAACCCAGGGATAGGCAGCCTTTTTCTGACTAGATTCAGATTAATATCAATATCCTCGACAAAAGCTTCTTGAGCACTTATGATTCCAAATTCAAGTTCAGGTTTATTAACTTGCCTGTCTCGTTGGGCCGCAGCATTGATTAATAGGCATTCATCAAGATTTCCATCTAAACGAATGGCAATTTGGCCTCTCATGATCCTTTCTTCGATTACAACCTTGGTACTGGTGATAAGTGTATTTTCAATAGGAACGTTCTCTTTAATTTGCTCCAAATTTATCGTTTCCAGAGTTGGTATGACAGAAAGAACACTTTCGTGAAGTACCTGTGCATCAATTAAAGAGCGATAAAACGATACCCAATAGCCGACGCCATTATATGTTCCTTGATGGTTTATGAAATCATTGGATGAAGAAAGGGAATTGAATAGGTCCCTTACATCCGAAGCTTTATATAATTCGTCATTTTTAACAGAATGTTGAATGGTTTTTTTTTTGAACTTTATACGGTTAAACAATGCTGTCACCTCTAAACTAAAGCTTATTATCCTAGCATTTGCAATTTAATTACATATTAACCATTTTAGTTTGGGATTCATTAAAAAAACCTTTGTTTTAAAAGCTATCAACATTTCCATATCGATTATTGTTTTAGTTCCGCTAGTTTTTTTCTAGCCAAATCCCTAATAATACAACCGATATTTTTAAAATGGGAGATTTTGCAGGGATATGTATTTCCCTTTATATTGATTGGCTTGCCAATTTTTACATTCGTAATCGTTCAAGTGAATAGGAGTAGGGGAAGTGGATGAAAAGATTATGGTTGATCTTGCTTTTCCCTATGCTTGCAGGCTGTTGGGATAGTGAAAATATTGAAGATTTATCCCATGTAATGGGGGTGGGAATCGCTAAAAGTAAAAACAATGATGAAATCATGTTAACACAACAAATCCTGGTGCCTCCAAGAAGTGTTTTTGAAAAGAGAATCAAATCAAATTAAAATCAAGATACTTTGCTCATAACCAATCATCAAAGTATCCTTCATTTAAAGATGTATGAAGGAAATACCCGATGGAAGCTATCGTTAATCAGTCAATACGCGATAACAATATGAAACCTATTTAAAAGAGATTGAGAGTATTGCCGAGGCTGAAGTTGAGAAGGATGTCGAGAAAATCGTAGACAAATTACAACATGAATATAAAACAGGGGTAGCTGGATTATTTCTGTATGTGGAAAATCAGCATCCGAAGTTTTG
Protein-coding sequences here:
- a CDS encoding spore germination protein; the encoded protein is MKFKKKTIQHSVKNDELYKASDVRDLFNSLSSSNDFINHQGTYNGVGYWVSFYRSLIDAQVLHESVLSVIPTLETINLEQIKENVPIENTLITSTKVVIEERIMRGQIAIRLDGNLDECLLINAAAQRDRQVNKPELEFGIISAQEAFVEDIDINLNLVRKRLPIPGLQVSEMTVGSLSKTKVAVLSIEGIVNQESVDNVIQRINDVEFDEILDGSHLAQMLYDNSNTLFPLFLNTERPDRIASALAEGKVALLIDRSSSVLITPTILLEYFVTMEDYDMPWIPASAFRLLRIFAVAFSIFATPIYVAVLTYHYELIPIDLLETIVSSRNLIPFQPLIEALFLEISIELLREAAARLPTKVGQTLGIVGGIVIGQAAVVAGLTSNILLIIVALSALASFVTPIYKMGNAIRLLRFPFLVGAQIWGGLGIIITAVFLVTHLIKLTSMGHPYLEPIYPFRIQDWKDSFVRLPYNLFKSRPENLHPDDMSRQPTPKKAKIKKNDFNE
- a CDS encoding GerAB/ArcD/ProY family transporter, with amino-acid sequence MNQVEVNEKYKVSPFYVFFLVHSMQMGVGVLSFQRVLAKSAGTDGWISILLAGLIIHILIWIIYKILSIVPGDIISANNHAFGKWIGNFFSLLFILYFLILGMDMIISYINVIHVWMFAEVASWAFTVVLLLLIYYINTGGFRTITGIAFLSVILTYWIFFVLFYAMKYSEFTNLLPIFDHNLLDILKGTRSTSLTFLGFEMILMFYPFIKDAKTSQKYAHGGAIVTTLLTVLIYLVSLIFYSQKQLELTIWPTLTMTSIVELPFIQRFEYIEISWWAIFIIPNMTIYLWAASRGIKRIFNVQQKYPLWAMSIIILLTNIFVFDEDSLYILNKIINPYAVLFLGLYLPLLLVIIYIKKRRKSL
- a CDS encoding Ger(x)C family spore germination C-terminal domain-containing protein, which gives rise to MESIAEAEVEKDVEKIVDKLQHEYKTGVAGLFLYVENQHPKFWEKHKQKWDEIFSKADINYQVDIRIIDFGSKGGVK